A genome region from Panicum virgatum strain AP13 chromosome 4K, P.virgatum_v5, whole genome shotgun sequence includes the following:
- the LOC120702918 gene encoding polyadenylate-binding protein-interacting protein 7-like, with the protein MSSLNKVVSNSGDVCSVLPSKATSLNPNAAEFVPSFIKPSVGNSTAPDVAKSDFRGSSGKTILDRSESSKSNNSDDEAHQFWRKQLPDDIIPDFSAFEKIELGPEELSLAGLSLNAPPFYGTTSSRFSREHQELSSPATKGLELEHTNLLYEDNYLGSSNWEQNYIGDLHIANGNQDLHYESESAAGFSDSFASEYAAAVDGVVDPLEYLASQFTGFSAESLAELYYANGCDFNHTIEILTQLEMQVDPTPNHAMNLTPRAPNFSMGDFPALPTAEDQNGFSKGNVDVLGIFNGRGSSTISGGAGDFVSAVRKLASQNSGHWKFKKGPEYGNGVSSHSVPKQYGTSTKQSSGNKFQSVSGARVAPWLETGDAVANMYSESRGEARDFARVRNACFEQARQAYLVGNKALAKELSMKGQAYNAQMKAAHEKAREAIYRQRNPVSQRGGDGLIDLHGLHVSEAIHILKVELAAMKNAARAAGERMQVMVCVGTGHHTKGSRTARLPIAVEQFLLDEGLHYTQPQPGLLRVMVY; encoded by the exons ATGAGTTCTCTGAATAAAGTTGTTTCAAATAGTGGGGATGTGTGTTCGGTGTTACCTAGTAAAGCAACATCATTAAATCCCAATGCAGCAGAATTCGTACCTTCGTTTATTAAACCATCTGTTGGAAATAGCACAGCTCCAGATGTAGCTAAGTCAGATTTTAGGGGGTCTTCTGGAAAAACAATCCTAGATAGGTCCGAGTCTTCAAAGTCTAATAACTCGGATGATGAGGCGCACCAGTTTTGGCGCAAGCAGCTTCCAGATGACATTATTCCAGACTTCTCTGCATTTGAGAAAATTGAACTAGGGCCTGAAGAATTGTCTCTTGCTGGATTATCCTTGAATGCGCCGCCCTTTTATGGGACAACTTCCAGCCGTTTCTCAAGAGAACATCAAGAATTATCTTCTCCAGCTACCAAGGGCCTGGAACTGGAACATACTAATCTACTGTACGAAGATAATTATTTGGGTTCAAGCAACTGGGAACAAAATTATATTGGTGATCTTCATATTGCTAATGGGAACCAGGACCTTCATTATGAGTCTGAAAGCGCTGCAGGCTTTTCTGACAGTTTTGCTAGTGAGTATGCTGCCGCAGTTGATGGTGTTGTTGACCCCCTTGAGTACTTGGCATCTCAGTTCACTGGATTTTCAGCAGAGAGCCTTGCAGAGCTATACTATGCAAATGGATGCGACTTCAACCATACCATTGAAATTCTCACCCAGCTAGAG ATGCAAGTTGATCCTACACCCAATCACGCAATGAATTTGACCCCCAGAGCACCAAACTTTAGCATGGGGGATTTTCCTGCTCTGCCAACTGCTGAAGACCAGAATGGTTTCAGTAAGGGGAATGTGGATGTCCTTGGCATCTTCAATGGGCGTGGTTCATCCACCATATCAGGTGGAGCTGGTGATTTTGTTTCAGCTGTCCGCAAACTTGCATCCCAAAATTCAGGCCACTGGAAGTTTAAGAAAGGTCCTGAATATGGAAATGGTGTTTCGTCTCATTCTGTACCGAAACAGTACGGTACTAGCACCAAACAATCATCTGGGAACAAATTTCAAAGTGTCAGCGGTGCAAGAGTTGCTCCATGGCTCGAGACTGGTGATGCTGTGG CAAATATGTACTCCGAATCAAGGGGGGAAGCTCGGGATTTTGCTAGGGTCAGAAATGCTTGCTTTGAGcag GCTAGACAGGCTTACTTAGTTGGCAACAAAGCTCTGGCCAAGGAACTGAGCATGAAGGGTCAGGCGTACAATGCACAAATGAAAGCAGCTCATGAGAAAGCCAGAGAAGCTATTTATCGACAAAG GAATCCTGTTTCGCAACGGGGAGGTGATGGTCTGATTGATTTACATGGACTGCATGTGAGTGAAGCAATCCACATCCTAAAGGTTGAGCTTGCTGCCATGAAGAACGCAGCAAGGGCTGCAGGGGAGAGGATGCAGGTCATGGTATGTGTCGGGACAGGCCACCACACCAAGGGCTCGCGCACCGCAAGGTTGCCCATCGCCGTGGAACAGTTCCTCCTGGACGAAGGCCTCCACTACACGCAGCCTCAACCAGGTCTTCTCCGCGTCATGGTGTACTAA
- the LOC120702919 gene encoding uncharacterized protein LOC120702919 — MEVEKARCECCGFTEECTPAYIAAVRAEYLGRWVCGLCAEAVGDEIRREDGALTTAEALDRHVAFRKAAAPSPDDLVAAVARLLRRCLDSPPASPAAPAPQGRKVAAGPGCPDEADA; from the coding sequence ATGGAGGTGGAGAAGGCCAGGTGCGAGTGCTGCGGGTTCACGGAGGAGTGCACGCCGGCGTACATCGCGGCGGTGCGGGCCGAGTACCTTGGCCGCTGGGTGTGCGGCCTCTGCGCCGAGGCGGTGGGCGACGAGATCCGGCGCGAGGACGGGGCGCTCACCACGGCCGAGGCGCTGGACCGCCACGTCGCGTtcaggaaggcggcggcgccgtcccccGACGACCTCGTCGCGGCCGTGGCGCGGCTGCTCCGCCGCTGCCTCGACTCGCCGCCCGCGTCgccagccgcgcccgcgccgcaggGCCGGAAGGTTGCCGCGGGGCCCGGGTGCCCCGACGAGGCCGACGCCTGA